One Ardenticatenales bacterium DNA segment encodes these proteins:
- a CDS encoding cbb3-type cytochrome c oxidase subunit I, whose product MTFKTENKLTSWHIGIALAALFVGGAFGPLQKAEHVGINLYPALSDVGIKSYYQGLTLHGVLNALVWTTFFITGFFVFAVTRSLNRELRYPKLNVAALIVMALGLVMAAVPLLGNKASVLYTFYPPLKADTFFYLGLTLVVVGSWMVGYGLYFTYGEWRKQNKGARTPFIALASLITMVMWQLATLGVAAEILFLILPWSLGWVEGIDPQLSRTFFWFFGHPLVYFWLLPAYVSWYGMLPKQAGGKLFSDSLARLVFWLFLALSVPVGLHHQYTDPGVPAGWKAIHAVLTFSLFIPSMITAFTVVASLELGGRARGGKGLIGWIRKLPWGDPSYTAQNLAMILFVFGGIGGLINASYNVNLAVHNTMWVPGHFHLTLGSAVTLSFFGILYWLVPKLSGRQLWSRRAGLWQAWTWFIGMILMSNGLHTIGLIFGVPRRSMLGVAPYLQPEWAPFLTEAFIGAMFLSVSGLLVYANVLGTVFAGRKLEKPIEMPVAEPLDATPAPLWLDSWKPWLVGTVALILVAYGPVLYQLIRDVALTSPGFKLW is encoded by the coding sequence ATGACATTTAAGACTGAAAATAAGCTAACTTCGTGGCACATCGGCATCGCCCTGGCAGCATTGTTTGTTGGCGGTGCGTTTGGTCCCTTGCAAAAGGCGGAGCATGTTGGCATCAATCTGTATCCGGCTCTGAGTGACGTGGGCATCAAAAGCTACTATCAGGGTCTGACGCTCCATGGTGTTTTGAACGCCCTGGTCTGGACGACATTTTTTATCACCGGCTTTTTTGTTTTTGCGGTTACGCGCAGCCTGAATCGGGAACTGCGCTACCCCAAATTGAATGTAGCGGCTTTGATCGTAATGGCATTAGGGCTGGTAATGGCGGCGGTCCCTCTGTTGGGGAATAAGGCTTCCGTTCTGTATACGTTTTACCCCCCGCTGAAGGCGGACACCTTTTTCTACCTGGGGTTGACTCTGGTCGTCGTTGGCTCCTGGATGGTGGGGTATGGTCTCTATTTTACCTATGGAGAATGGCGTAAGCAGAATAAGGGCGCGCGCACGCCGTTTATTGCGCTGGCCTCGCTGATTACGATGGTGATGTGGCAGCTTGCGACGCTGGGCGTGGCCGCGGAGATTCTGTTCCTGATTCTGCCGTGGTCGCTGGGGTGGGTCGAAGGGATTGACCCACAGTTGTCGCGCACGTTCTTTTGGTTTTTTGGGCATCCGCTGGTTTATTTCTGGTTGTTGCCGGCATACGTCTCCTGGTACGGTATGCTACCCAAACAAGCCGGCGGCAAACTCTTCAGCGACTCCCTGGCCCGCCTCGTCTTCTGGCTCTTCCTGGCCCTCTCCGTACCCGTGGGGCTTCATCACCAATATACTGACCCAGGCGTTCCCGCCGGTTGGAAGGCAATACACGCCGTTCTCACCTTTTCCCTGTTTATTCCCAGCATGATCACCGCCTTCACCGTGGTTGCTTCGCTAGAATTGGGTGGGCGCGCCCGCGGTGGCAAGGGCTTGATTGGCTGGATTCGCAAACTGCCGTGGGGTGATCCTTCCTATACCGCGCAAAACCTGGCGATGATTCTGTTCGTCTTTGGTGGCATTGGCGGCCTGATCAATGCTTCGTACAACGTGAACCTGGCCGTCCACAACACCATGTGGGTTCCGGGACACTTCCATCTGACCCTGGGGTCGGCGGTGACGCTCTCCTTCTTTGGCATCCTGTATTGGCTGGTGCCGAAGCTCTCCGGCAGGCAGTTGTGGAGCCGCAGGGCGGGTTTGTGGCAGGCGTGGACCTGGTTTATCGGCATGATCCTGATGAGCAATGGTTTGCACACCATTGGCCTCATCTTTGGCGTGCCGCGACGCAGCATGTTGGGCGTGGCGCCCTATTTGCAGCCAGAGTGGGCCCCGTTCCTCACGGAAGCGTTCATCGGTGCTATGTTCCTGTCCGTCAGCGGGCTGCTCGTTTACGCCAATGTGCTGGGTACCGTTTTTGCCGGGCGCAAGCTGGAAAAACCGATTGAAATGCCCGTGGCCGAACCGCTGGATGCCACGCCCGCGCCTTTGTGGCTCGATTCCTGGAAGCCGTGGTTAGTGGGCACGGTGGCCCTGATTCTGGTAGCATATGGGCCTGTACTGTATCAGTTGATTCGGGACGTGGCGCTGACCTCGCCCGGATTCAAGCTCTGGTAA
- a CDS encoding c-type cytochrome: protein MRKLFLILMLVLAIGLVACGGGDADDAGTSTDSSIGDAKHGEELFASPTIGAASAPGCITCHSLEPGVVIVGPSQADLADRAASRVPGMTAEQYIRQSITEPDAFVVEGFSPGVMYQNYANELSAKDITDLVAYTLTLHNQ from the coding sequence ATGCGCAAATTGTTTCTCATTCTGATGCTCGTGCTGGCCATAGGGCTGGTGGCGTGCGGAGGTGGCGATGCGGATGATGCCGGCACTTCCACCGACAGCTCCATCGGCGATGCCAAGCATGGCGAAGAACTGTTCGCATCCCCCACCATCGGCGCCGCCAGTGCCCCCGGCTGCATCACTTGCCACTCGCTGGAACCGGGTGTCGTCATCGTGGGACCGTCGCAGGCCGACCTGGCGGACCGGGCCGCATCGCGCGTGCCGGGCATGACCGCCGAGCAGTACATTCGCCAGTCCATCACCGAGCCAGATGCCTTCGTGGTAGAGGGCTTCTCGCCGGGCGTGATGTATCAGAACTACGCTAACGAGCTGTCGGCAAAGGACATCACCGACCTGGTAGCATACACGCTCACGTTGCACAATCAATAG